A single genomic interval of Kwoniella newhampshirensis strain CBS 13917 chromosome 12, whole genome shotgun sequence harbors:
- a CDS encoding UPF0390 protein, whose product MAQGAGKSIKGKTQSAGAARKNGGKTRPGRRDIAPKERQRVIERSQKKHLSSKINNSIEKQMVQAASAGKLSIMRSVGDVAAGAGKEGTKGKGKGKGKA is encoded by the exons ATGGCACAAGGCGCTGGGAAATCAATCAAGGGCAAGACGCAATCGGCAGGAGCGGCTCGTAAGAACGGGGGCAAGACGAGACCTGGACGAAGGGATATCGCTCCgaaagagagacagagggTGATTGAGAGATcccagaagaag CACCTCTCGAGTAAGATCAACAACTCCATCGAGAAACAAATGGTACAAGCTGCTTCAGCTGGAAAACTTAGTATCATGCGAAGTGTCGGAGATGTTGCAGC CGGTGCTGGTAAGGAAGGTACGAAGGGtaagggaaagggaaagggcAAGGCATAG